A window of Campylobacter pinnipediorum subsp. pinnipediorum contains these coding sequences:
- a CDS encoding winged helix-turn-helix transcriptional regulator: MYTVNEKEYKCPVSITLDVFNDRWKLAIIWYLLDGKKRFKELHNNIGEITQKTLTVKLKELEEKNIITRTVYAQVPPKVEYSLTPIGQKLQLTLDEMYKWGLEYVKDNGKILDDTNASSKKCQRSKKIEEDMKK, from the coding sequence ATGTATACAGTAAATGAAAAAGAGTACAAATGCCCGGTTTCTATAACACTTGATGTGTTTAACGATAGATGGAAACTAGCTATTATTTGGTATTTGCTAGATGGCAAAAAAAGATTTAAAGAACTACACAATAATATTGGTGAAATTACACAAAAGACATTAACAGTAAAACTAAAAGAACTTGAAGAAAAAAATATAATAACAAGAACTGTCTATGCACAAGTACCACCAAAGGTAGAATACAGCCTAACTCCTATAGGTCAAAAACTGCAACTAACATTAGATGAAATGTATAAATGGGGGCTTGAGTATGTAAAAGATAATGGCAAAATACTTGATGATACAAATGCTTCAAGTAAAAAATGTCAAAGGAGTAAAAAGATAGAAGAAGATATGAAGAAATAA
- a CDS encoding iron-containing alcohol dehydrogenase: MNFTYKNPTLIEFGKGKIANLKTLIPKDRTILFLYGGGSIKRNGIYEQVINALQNHNFVEFGGVEPNPTKETLDKAVLFARENNADFILAVGGGSVIDGSKYIASAFYYDGDGWDILENKYIPTKALGIGAVLTLAATGSESNSGAVITKKQTKEKRFFGSPFTYPSFAVLDPDVLKSLDDRQIVNGLIDSFVHVCEQYLTINHGCLVQDRYSEALLLSILELMQTFDKKDDLWYVNLMWSANQALNGLIGTGVPQDWATHYIGHELSGLYGIDHARTLAIIQPNLFRELLDEKSQKLLQMGKNVFAMQTDDANKVIDKIESLYLSLGVNLKLSSYTDDKDVAQKVTELLHKHGFDRFGINGSINKDVVEKIIKRSL; this comes from the coding sequence TTGAATTTTACTTATAAGAACCCAACTTTGATAGAGTTTGGTAAAGGAAAAATTGCAAATTTAAAAACTCTTATTCCAAAAGATAGGACTATTTTATTTTTGTATGGCGGCGGTAGTATTAAAAGAAACGGCATTTACGAACAAGTTATAAATGCATTACAAAATCACAATTTTGTTGAATTTGGTGGAGTTGAGCCAAATCCTACAAAAGAGACACTTGATAAAGCGGTGTTGTTTGCAAGGGAAAACAATGCGGACTTTATCCTAGCTGTTGGTGGCGGTTCTGTGATTGATGGAAGTAAATATATAGCTAGTGCATTTTACTATGATGGTGATGGTTGGGATATCTTAGAAAATAAATATATACCAACAAAAGCTCTTGGTATAGGAGCTGTGCTAACACTAGCTGCTACTGGAAGTGAGTCTAATAGTGGTGCTGTTATCACAAAAAAACAGACAAAAGAAAAAAGATTTTTCGGCTCACCTTTTACTTATCCTAGCTTTGCCGTGCTTGACCCAGATGTCTTAAAAAGTCTAGATGACAGACAAATCGTTAATGGTTTAATTGACTCTTTTGTGCATGTTTGCGAGCAGTATCTTACAATAAATCATGGATGTTTGGTTCAAGATAGATATAGTGAGGCGCTTTTGCTTTCTATACTTGAATTAATGCAGACATTTGACAAAAAAGATGACTTGTGGTATGTAAATTTAATGTGGAGTGCAAATCAAGCACTAAACGGGCTAATAGGCACTGGCGTGCCTCAAGACTGGGCTACTCATTATATCGGTCATGAGTTAAGCGGTCTTTATGGTATAGATCACGCTAGAACACTTGCTATTATTCAGCCAAATTTGTTTAGAGAGCTGCTTGATGAAAAAAGCCAAAAGCTTTTACAAATGGGTAAAAATGTTTTTGCTATGCAAACAGATGACGCAAATAAAGTTATAGACAAGATAGAAAGCTTATATCTATCTTTAGGTGTAAATTTAAAACTTTCAAGCTATACAGATGATAAGGATGTGGCACAAAAAGTCACAGAACTTTTGCATAAACATGGTTTTGATAGATTTGGCATAAATGGGTCTATCAACAAAGATGTGGTAGAAAAAATTATAAAAAGGTCTTTGTAA
- a CDS encoding DoxX family membrane protein encodes MNKIKLILGQGLRFLFAVFMIYAGCGHFSNPDFYIPFVPSFLPYKDFFILLSGVFEVLFGVMLLLKPAISKYSALGIFFMMIVFLPIHINDFLVDNPAIGSYKAALIRLPFQFLFIGWAFFMYKFLKTRQNINIKEK; translated from the coding sequence GTGAATAAAATCAAACTTATCTTAGGGCAAGGGCTTAGGTTTTTGTTTGCTGTTTTTATGATTTATGCAGGATGTGGACATTTTTCAAATCCTGATTTTTACATACCATTTGTGCCTAGCTTTTTGCCTTATAAGGATTTTTTCATACTTCTTTCAGGGGTTTTTGAAGTATTGTTTGGGGTAATGCTTTTATTAAAACCAGCTATTTCAAAATACTCAGCTTTGGGAATATTTTTTATGATGATAGTGTTTTTACCTATTCATATAAATGATTTCTTGGTCGATAATCCAGCCATAGGGAGTTACAAAGCAGCTTTAATTCGCCTACCATTTCAGTTTTTATTTATAGGTTGGGCATTTTTTATGTATAAATTTTTAAAAACTAGACAAAACATTAATATAAAGGAAAAATAA
- a CDS encoding NAD(P)H-dependent oxidoreductase yields MQNTFEQAMDFRHACKVFDESKKINDDDICYILEAGRKSPSSFGMELWKFLVITNEELKAKIRPFCWDQPQITTCSHLVILLCDIQNARVESGIPAQRFARSKKDKQKQELYLGIYANHLKETLSTDEKTYAWTSKQAYLAAANMMTAAAVKGIDSCPIEGFSKEEVEKVLGLDTKKQQLALVLPFGYRIKPQSEQLRKKFDDVVEFIK; encoded by the coding sequence ATGCAAAACACATTTGAACAAGCAATGGATTTTAGACATGCATGCAAGGTATTTGATGAGTCAAAAAAGATAAATGACGATGATATATGTTATATACTTGAAGCTGGTAGAAAATCACCATCTTCTTTTGGTATGGAGCTTTGGAAGTTTTTAGTTATCACAAATGAAGAGCTAAAAGCCAAAATAAGACCATTTTGCTGGGATCAGCCACAAATAACCACTTGTTCGCATTTAGTTATCTTATTGTGTGATATACAAAATGCAAGAGTAGAATCAGGCATTCCAGCACAAAGATTTGCAAGAAGTAAGAAAGATAAGCAAAAGCAAGAACTATATCTTGGTATATATGCAAACCATTTAAAAGAAACTTTAAGTACAGATGAAAAAACATATGCTTGGACTTCAAAGCAAGCTTATCTAGCCGCAGCAAATATGATGACAGCTGCTGCTGTAAAGGGTATAGATTCTTGTCCTATTGAAGGTTTTAGTAAAGAAGAAGTTGAAAAAGTTTTAGGACTTGATACTAAAAAGCAACAACTTGCTCTGGTATTGCCTTTTGGTTATAGAATAAAACCACAATCAGAACAATTAAGAAAAAAATTTGATGATGTAGTTGAGTTTATTAAATAA
- a CDS encoding flavodoxin: MIGIIYGTGKGSTEAVAKLIAEKLGLPSEVFNIKDIGADKINSYDKLIFGSSTKGKGELHVDWAKFDFSKLKLDGKTVACFGLGNAVGHAETFCDALAKLYDAAKEAGANMIDASVSTDGYNYKDTISVRDGKFIGLAIDSVNQADLTPSRVDAWVEKIKPSFE; encoded by the coding sequence ATGATAGGTATTATTTATGGAACTGGAAAAGGAAGCACAGAAGCTGTTGCTAAACTTATAGCTGAAAAATTAGGTCTACCAAGTGAAGTGTTTAATATAAAAGATATAGGTGCAGATAAGATAAATAGCTATGACAAGCTTATCTTTGGAAGCTCTACAAAAGGAAAAGGCGAGCTACATGTAGATTGGGCTAAATTTGATTTTAGCAAATTAAAGCTTGATGGCAAAACAGTTGCTTGTTTTGGTCTTGGAAATGCGGTAGGGCATGCTGAAACATTTTGTGATGCATTGGCAAAATTATATGATGCGGCAAAAGAAGCTGGTGCAAATATGATAGATGCTAGTGTAAGCACAGATGGATATAACTACAAAGATACCATTTCTGTAAGAGATGGAAAATTTATAGGACTTGCTATTGATTCTGTAAATCAAGCTGATTTAACACCTTCAAGAGTTGATGCTTGGGTAGAAAAAATAAAACCAAGCTTTGAATAA
- a CDS encoding biotin synthase, whose amino-acid sequence MNKQIMLCAINSLSCGMCDEDCAYCTQNIKSKTKIQRYKIKDESQVVSEAKIARANHALGFCLVTSGAGLDDEKTEKVASIARAVKKEVPDLMLIACNGIATKEQLKELKNAGVFSYNHNLETSQNFFKNICSTHTWEDRFLTNLNAKEIGLELCCGGIYGLGESEDDRISFRKSLKELNPFSSPINFFMKADGLDIDVPELSVDEAFEIIKQSVSDLPETRIMLAGGREKILKERQYDIFDYGVAAIVLGDYLTAKGEDISDDIKELRKRGFDFLKQCH is encoded by the coding sequence ATGAACAAACAAATAATGTTATGCGCCATAAATTCTCTTAGCTGTGGTATGTGTGATGAAGATTGCGCGTATTGCACACAAAATATAAAATCAAAAACAAAAATTCAAAGATATAAAATAAAAGATGAAAGCCAAGTTGTTAGTGAAGCAAAAATAGCAAGGGCAAACCACGCTCTTGGATTTTGTTTGGTAACAAGTGGAGCTGGGCTTGATGATGAAAAAACAGAAAAAGTAGCAAGTATAGCAAGAGCTGTAAAAAAAGAAGTTCCTGATTTGATGCTTATAGCTTGTAATGGAATAGCAACAAAAGAGCAATTAAAAGAGTTAAAAAATGCTGGCGTGTTTAGCTACAACCACAACTTGGAAACAAGTCAGAATTTTTTCAAAAATATATGTTCTACCCACACATGGGAAGATAGGTTTTTAACAAATCTTAATGCAAAAGAGATTGGACTTGAGCTTTGCTGTGGTGGAATTTACGGGCTTGGAGAAAGCGAAGATGATAGAATAAGTTTTAGAAAAAGCCTAAAAGAATTAAATCCATTCTCAAGCCCTATAAACTTTTTTATGAAAGCCGATGGTTTGGATATAGATGTTCCTGAACTTAGTGTAGATGAAGCATTTGAGATAATAAAACAAAGTGTGTCTGATCTTCCAGAAACAAGGATAATGCTAGCTGGTGGTAGAGAGAAAATACTAAAAGAAAGACAATATGATATATTTGATTACGGTGTTGCCGCTATTGTTTTAGGTGATTATCTTACAGCTAAAGGCGAAGATATTTCGGATGATATTAAAGAGTTAAGAAAACGAGGATTTGACTTTTTAAAACAGTGCCATTAA
- a CDS encoding [Fe-Fe] hydrogenase large subunit C-terminal domain-containing protein produces the protein MDVRTVKTFPPFEGARGGDAEFEGTYRKGELRGIIQINPDGCVACGMCRKVCPTNAIEGAPKVVHKIDQDLCVACGQCLIKCPFDVIEQMSFVDEVIAKLDEKRMFMVAHPAPSVRVALAEEFGGEPGELTTNKMYNALEQVGFNLYDVNFAADHTILEEGTELVKKIKYWILGERDEDLNHMASHPFPHFTSCCPSWVRNAEIFHPELIPHISGAKSPIQMGGPMAKTWAAKFIWEQDPRDIYMVSITPCTSKIYEASRPEFNSAYKYLKETGEIPADSASFPDIDAVLTSRDLAELFRRKGINPLEMSSEYPEKPTNVYSGGGTIFGNSGGVMESALRTAYYILSGENLENPDIALVRGHSNDLVEAVIPIPLKDYDGKIFELKVGVVNGASKNIDTILKHISEDNNRYHFIEVMNCPGGCVNGGGQPVQPKKNKTYVTMRQEGLYKDDKLCQDKKIAGSHQNPSCAKSYADLNTEPMGEVAEKLLHTNAYFNRKNFN, from the coding sequence ATGGATGTTCGTACTGTTAAAACTTTTCCACCTTTTGAGGGAGCTAGAGGAGGAGATGCTGAATTTGAAGGCACCTATAGAAAAGGTGAACTTAGAGGCATTATTCAAATAAACCCTGATGGATGTGTGGCCTGTGGTATGTGTCGTAAAGTATGCCCAACCAATGCCATAGAGGGTGCGCCAAAAGTTGTTCATAAAATAGATCAAGATTTGTGTGTAGCCTGTGGTCAGTGTTTGATAAAATGTCCATTTGATGTTATAGAACAGATGAGTTTTGTTGATGAGGTTATAGCTAAGCTAGATGAAAAAAGAATGTTTATGGTTGCTCATCCAGCACCTTCCGTAAGGGTTGCTTTGGCTGAGGAGTTTGGTGGTGAACCAGGAGAACTTACTACAAATAAAATGTATAATGCATTGGAACAAGTTGGCTTTAATCTTTATGATGTAAACTTTGCTGCAGATCATACTATACTTGAAGAGGGAACAGAGCTTGTTAAAAAGATTAAGTATTGGATTTTAGGTGAAAGAGATGAGGATTTAAATCATATGGCTTCTCATCCATTTCCGCACTTTACAAGTTGCTGTCCTTCTTGGGTAAGAAATGCTGAAATTTTTCATCCTGAGTTAATTCCTCATATTTCAGGAGCAAAATCTCCGATTCAGATGGGTGGCCCTATGGCAAAGACTTGGGCAGCTAAGTTTATATGGGAACAAGATCCAAGAGATATTTATATGGTTTCTATCACTCCTTGCACATCAAAGATATATGAAGCTAGTAGACCGGAGTTTAATTCAGCTTATAAATATCTAAAAGAAACAGGAGAAATTCCAGCAGATAGTGCTAGCTTTCCTGATATAGATGCCGTTTTAACATCAAGGGATTTAGCTGAGCTTTTTAGAAGAAAAGGGATAAATCCACTTGAAATGTCATCCGAATACCCAGAAAAGCCTACAAATGTTTATTCTGGCGGTGGAACAATATTTGGAAATAGTGGTGGTGTTATGGAGTCAGCTTTAAGAACTGCTTATTATATTCTATCAGGAGAAAATCTAGAAAATCCAGATATTGCATTAGTTAGAGGTCATAGTAATGACTTGGTTGAAGCTGTTATACCTATACCTTTAAAAGATTATGATGGAAAAATATTTGAGCTAAAAGTTGGGGTTGTAAACGGTGCTTCAAAAAATATAGACACTATACTAAAACATATTTCAGAAGACAATAACAGATATCATTTTATAGAGGTTATGAACTGTCCTGGTGGATGTGTAAATGGCGGTGGTCAACCCGTTCAGCCTAAGAAAAATAAAACATATGTAACTATGAGACAAGAAGGTCTTTATAAAGATGATAAGTTATGCCAAGATAAAAAAATAGCTGGCTCTCATCAAAATCCAAGCTGCGCCAAATCTTATGCTGATTTAAACACTGAACCTATGGGGGAAGTTGCAGAAAAACTACTTCACACAAACGCTTACTTTAATAGAAAAAACTTTAACTAA